Proteins encoded together in one Bradyrhizobium sp. CB82 window:
- a CDS encoding TRAP transporter substrate-binding protein, whose product MRTFAIAASVAALVLGLAGAAAADPIVIKFSHVVATDTPKGKAAEKFKELAEKYTGGKVKVEVYPNSTLYKDKEELEALQLGSVQMLAPSNSKFGPLGIREFEVFDLPYILPDLKTLRKVTEGPLGAKLLKLLDTKGITGLAYWDNGFKQMSANKKLITPADYQGVKFRIQSSRVLQAQFKALGSLPQVMAFSEVYQALQTGVVDGQENTWSNIYTQKMHEVQKYITQTNHGYIGYVVIVNKKFWDDLPADIRDQLAKAMKEATDYNNAQSQKENDDALAEIKKSGKSEIISLTAEQDEAMRKAMEPVYKDAASRVGQPLIDEFQKEAKSATN is encoded by the coding sequence ATGCGCACCTTCGCGATCGCGGCATCCGTCGCGGCTTTGGTTCTGGGGCTTGCCGGTGCTGCCGCCGCCGATCCGATCGTCATCAAGTTCAGCCACGTGGTTGCGACGGATACGCCGAAGGGCAAGGCGGCCGAGAAGTTCAAGGAGCTCGCCGAGAAGTACACGGGCGGCAAGGTGAAGGTCGAGGTCTATCCGAACTCGACGCTCTACAAGGACAAGGAAGAGCTCGAGGCGCTGCAGCTGGGCAGTGTGCAGATGCTGGCGCCGTCGAATTCCAAGTTCGGTCCGCTCGGCATCCGCGAGTTCGAGGTGTTCGATCTGCCCTACATCCTTCCCGACCTGAAGACACTGCGGAAGGTGACGGAGGGACCGCTCGGCGCGAAGCTGCTCAAGCTGCTGGACACCAAGGGCATCACCGGCCTTGCCTATTGGGACAACGGCTTCAAGCAGATGAGCGCCAACAAGAAGCTGATCACGCCGGCCGATTATCAAGGCGTGAAATTCCGCATCCAGTCCTCGCGCGTGCTCCAGGCGCAGTTCAAGGCGCTGGGCTCGTTGCCGCAGGTGATGGCATTTTCCGAAGTCTACCAGGCGCTCCAGACCGGTGTCGTCGACGGGCAGGAGAACACCTGGTCCAACATCTACACCCAGAAAATGCACGAGGTGCAGAAGTACATCACCCAGACCAATCACGGCTACATCGGTTATGTCGTGATCGTGAACAAGAAGTTCTGGGACGATTTGCCGGCCGACATCCGCGACCAGCTTGCGAAGGCGATGAAGGAAGCGACCGACTACAACAACGCACAGTCGCAGAAGGAGAACGACGACGCGCTCGCCGAGATCAAGAAGAGCGGCAAGAGCGAGATCATCTCGCTGACGGCGGAGCAGGACGAGGCGATGCGCAAGGCGATGGAGCCCGTCTACAAGGATGCCGCGAGTCGCGTCGGCCAGCCGTTGATCGACGAATTCCAGAAGGAAGCGAAGAGCGCGACGAATTGA
- a CDS encoding Spy/CpxP family protein refolding chaperone has translation MRRFAIAAIAALSIAGSGAVYAQYHRFSDHMRHMRMNPEDRAAFVDARIAAVHAGLKLNADQEKLWPPVEAAVRDFAKLRIDRANARMNAAPDDSDKPEDPVARLRQRADDMGAASAALKKIADAADPLYKTLDEGQKRRLAVLTRHQGPFGGEGGWHHRFMDRGMDRFHGGNRDGGSDLDGGGL, from the coding sequence ATGAGAAGGTTCGCCATCGCCGCCATCGCCGCGCTCAGCATCGCCGGCTCCGGCGCGGTTTACGCGCAATATCACCGCTTCTCCGACCACATGCGCCACATGCGCATGAATCCGGAAGACCGGGCCGCCTTCGTCGACGCGCGGATCGCGGCGGTGCATGCCGGCTTGAAGCTGAATGCCGACCAGGAGAAGCTATGGCCGCCGGTCGAGGCGGCCGTGCGCGATTTCGCCAAGCTGCGAATCGATCGCGCCAATGCGCGAATGAATGCGGCGCCTGACGATTCCGACAAGCCGGAGGATCCGGTCGCCCGCCTGCGCCAGCGCGCCGACGACATGGGCGCCGCGTCCGCGGCGCTGAAGAAGATCGCCGATGCCGCCGATCCCCTCTACAAGACGCTCGATGAGGGCCAGAAGCGGCGCCTGGCTGTCCTGACCCGTCATCAGGGCCCGTTCGGCGGTGAGGGGGGCTGGCACCATCGCTTCATGGACCGCGGCATGGACCGCTTCCACGGCGGGAACCGGGATGGCGGGTCGGACCTGGATGGCGGAGGCCTGTAA
- a CDS encoding LysR substrate-binding domain-containing protein, with protein MLSNVPISAIRAFEAAARTGSFRDAANELHLTPSAVSHAIRKLEATLRTVLFERSARSVRLTPAGENLMRHTGAAFDQLRRGLEEVAARGPQLVRVHSAPSFAAQWLAPRLAQFLASYPKLEVRLAASTDYARFSNDDFDIDIVYGPPRAEGVEIAPLPEETVTPLCSPALAKSIRKPSDLIDQTLIRSDVKQVQWHQWFTANGLEAPALHGMRFDRSFLAIATAAEGLGVALESTLLAERELASGRLVSPLAGRANDIRYVGHRLIYPRASRQRSSVRAFADWVVAQLGGGDVRSSQ; from the coding sequence ATGCTGTCGAATGTCCCGATATCGGCAATTCGTGCCTTTGAAGCCGCGGCCCGCACCGGATCGTTTCGCGATGCGGCGAATGAGCTTCACCTGACGCCGAGTGCAGTCAGTCATGCCATCCGCAAGCTGGAGGCCACGCTTCGCACGGTTCTGTTCGAGCGCAGCGCGCGCTCCGTGCGGCTCACGCCGGCCGGCGAAAATCTGATGCGTCACACGGGAGCGGCGTTCGATCAGCTCCGCCGCGGACTTGAGGAAGTTGCCGCGCGCGGACCGCAATTGGTACGCGTTCATTCCGCGCCGAGCTTTGCCGCGCAATGGCTTGCGCCGCGCCTCGCACAGTTTCTCGCCTCTTATCCGAAGCTAGAAGTTCGGCTGGCTGCGAGCACGGACTATGCTCGCTTCAGCAACGACGATTTTGATATCGACATCGTCTACGGTCCGCCGCGTGCGGAGGGCGTCGAGATTGCCCCTCTCCCAGAGGAGACAGTCACTCCTCTCTGCTCGCCTGCCCTAGCAAAGTCGATAAGAAAGCCTTCTGATCTCATCGATCAGACGCTCATCCGCTCGGATGTGAAGCAGGTTCAATGGCACCAATGGTTCACCGCCAATGGATTGGAAGCCCCCGCCCTTCACGGAATGAGATTCGATCGGAGCTTTCTTGCGATCGCGACGGCGGCCGAAGGCTTGGGCGTGGCGTTGGAATCGACGCTTCTGGCCGAGCGCGAACTGGCGAGCGGGCGATTGGTGTCTCCATTGGCCGGACGCGCCAACGATATCCGCTACGTCGGTCACCGCTTGATCTACCCGCGCGCAAGCCGACAAAGATCGTCGGTACGAGCTTTTGCGGATTGGGTCGTGGCCCAACTCGGCGGCGGAGATGTTCGCTCCTCGCAGTGA
- a CDS encoding glucose 1-dehydrogenase, translated as MLLSGKTAIISGAASPRGIGLATARRFAAEGARVAILDIDAGAAADSAASLGQSHIGLRCDVADKSSCEQAVARVVESFGGVDVLINNAGITQPVKLLEITAADWDRIQDVNLKGVLFLSQAVIPHMRARKSGSIACMSSVSAQRGGGIFGGPHYSAAKAGVLGLAKAMAREFGPDGIRVNCVTPGLIGTDITAGKLTDEMRAKILEGIPLNRLGTAEDVAGIYTFLASDLSAYVTGAVIDVNGGMLIH; from the coding sequence ATGCTGCTCAGCGGTAAGACGGCCATCATTTCGGGCGCGGCTTCGCCGCGCGGCATCGGTCTTGCCACCGCCCGACGGTTCGCCGCCGAGGGCGCTCGGGTCGCCATTCTGGATATTGATGCCGGCGCTGCGGCGGATTCTGCGGCATCCCTTGGGCAGTCCCACATTGGACTTCGGTGCGACGTCGCCGACAAATCGTCCTGCGAGCAGGCGGTGGCGCGCGTGGTCGAATCCTTCGGCGGCGTCGATGTCCTGATCAACAACGCCGGCATCACTCAGCCGGTGAAGCTCTTGGAAATCACGGCGGCCGATTGGGATCGCATCCAGGACGTCAATCTGAAGGGTGTTCTGTTCCTCTCCCAGGCGGTGATCCCGCATATGCGCGCACGGAAATCCGGATCGATCGCATGCATGTCGTCGGTCTCGGCCCAACGTGGCGGCGGAATTTTTGGCGGGCCGCACTATTCGGCCGCGAAGGCCGGCGTGCTTGGTCTTGCCAAGGCAATGGCCCGTGAGTTTGGTCCGGACGGCATCCGCGTCAATTGCGTCACGCCCGGCCTAATCGGCACCGATATCACCGCGGGCAAGCTGACCGACGAGATGAGGGCGAAGATCCTGGAAGGCATTCCGCTCAATCGCCTCGGCACGGCCGAAGACGTCGCCGGGATCTACACGTTCCTGGCCTCGGATCTCTCCGCCTACGTGACCGGTGCCGTGATCGACGTCAACGGCGGCATGCTCATCCACTGA
- a CDS encoding transketolase gives METPSNALTNTPKLADRAYNIRRNALRMGEVQGQGYIAQALDISDVLAVAYFHAMRYRPEDPSWQGRDRFLLSNGHYAIALYAALIEAGIVPEEELETYGSDESRLPMSGMASYTPGMEMSGGSLGLGLSIAVGMGLGLKRKKSEARVYTLFSDGELDEGSVWEAIQSAGHYKLDNLIGIVDVNNQQADGPSTQVMAFEPLVDKLQAFGWFAQRIDGNDLDAVVAAFDAAKSHPQPKPRMIVADTLMGKGVPFLEQREKNHFIRVEQHEWQLALAALEAGRQA, from the coding sequence ATGGAAACGCCGAGCAACGCGCTTACCAACACGCCGAAGCTAGCCGACCGCGCCTACAACATTCGTCGCAACGCCCTGCGCATGGGTGAAGTCCAGGGGCAGGGCTATATCGCGCAGGCGCTGGACATCTCCGATGTTCTCGCCGTGGCCTATTTCCACGCGATGCGCTACCGGCCCGAAGATCCTTCCTGGCAGGGCCGCGACCGTTTCCTTCTGTCGAACGGGCATTACGCCATCGCGCTCTACGCGGCCTTGATCGAGGCGGGGATCGTCCCCGAAGAAGAGCTCGAAACCTATGGCAGCGACGAGAGCCGCCTGCCGATGTCTGGTATGGCGTCTTATACGCCAGGAATGGAAATGTCGGGCGGCTCGCTCGGACTTGGACTCAGCATCGCCGTCGGCATGGGCCTCGGCCTCAAGCGCAAGAAATCCGAGGCGCGGGTGTACACGTTGTTCTCCGACGGCGAGCTCGACGAAGGCTCGGTCTGGGAGGCCATCCAGTCGGCAGGCCACTACAAGCTCGACAATCTGATCGGCATCGTCGATGTCAACAATCAGCAGGCCGACGGTCCTTCCACGCAGGTCATGGCCTTCGAGCCGTTGGTCGACAAGCTTCAGGCTTTCGGCTGGTTCGCGCAGCGCATCGACGGCAACGATCTCGATGCCGTGGTTGCTGCCTTCGATGCGGCCAAATCGCACCCCCAGCCCAAGCCGCGTATGATCGTCGCCGACACCCTGATGGGCAAGGGCGTTCCTTTCCTAGAGCAGCGCGAGAAGAACCATTTCATCCGCGTCGAGCAGCACGAATGGCAGCTCGCGCTTGCCGCGCTCGAAGCCGGGAGGCAGGCATGA
- a CDS encoding transketolase family protein has product MKAIRSAPHPGRPRLTTSAMIASIAAEGQKTKPAPFGHALVELARRRPDVVGMTADLGKYTDLHIFVKEFPDRYYQMGMAEQLLFGAASGLAAEGFMPFATTYAVFASRRAYDFIHQTIAEEDRNVKIVCALPGLTSGYGPSHQAAEDLALFRAMPNMTVIDPCDAHEIEQLVPAIAAHQGPVYTRLLRGQVPVVLDEYDYKFELGKAKLIRDGKDALVVASGIMTMRALEAAQTLKRDNVDIAVLHVPTIKPLDTETILREAGKPGRLVVVAENHTTIGGLGEAIAALLMRSGVHPPFRQIALPDEFLDAGALPTLHDRYGISTAEVARRIKQWL; this is encoded by the coding sequence ATGAAAGCCATCAGATCAGCACCACACCCGGGCAGGCCGCGCCTGACCACCTCAGCCATGATCGCTTCGATCGCGGCGGAGGGACAGAAGACGAAACCGGCGCCCTTTGGCCACGCGCTCGTCGAGCTTGCACGCAGGCGCCCTGATGTGGTCGGCATGACGGCCGATCTCGGCAAGTACACTGACCTACACATCTTTGTGAAGGAATTTCCGGACCGTTATTACCAGATGGGCATGGCAGAGCAGCTTCTGTTCGGCGCTGCCTCGGGCCTTGCTGCCGAAGGCTTCATGCCGTTCGCGACCACCTACGCTGTGTTCGCCTCGCGGCGCGCTTACGATTTCATACACCAGACGATTGCTGAGGAAGACCGCAACGTGAAGATCGTCTGCGCATTGCCAGGCCTGACCTCGGGCTATGGCCCGAGCCATCAGGCCGCGGAGGATCTCGCGCTGTTTCGCGCGATGCCGAACATGACGGTCATCGATCCCTGCGATGCCCACGAAATCGAGCAACTGGTGCCTGCCATCGCGGCTCATCAGGGGCCAGTCTACACCCGCCTGTTGCGAGGCCAGGTTCCGGTGGTCCTGGACGAATACGACTACAAGTTCGAGCTCGGCAAGGCCAAGTTGATTCGTGACGGGAAGGACGCCTTGGTTGTCGCATCCGGCATCATGACGATGCGTGCGCTCGAGGCCGCGCAGACCTTGAAGCGCGACAACGTTGATATAGCGGTGCTGCACGTTCCGACCATCAAGCCGCTCGACACCGAGACGATCTTGCGCGAAGCCGGAAAGCCCGGCCGCCTTGTCGTCGTTGCCGAAAACCATACGACGATCGGCGGCCTTGGCGAGGCCATTGCCGCGCTTCTGATGCGTTCAGGCGTTCATCCGCCTTTCCGCCAAATTGCATTGCCGGACGAGTTTCTTGACGCCGGCGCGCTTCCGACACTGCACGACCGCTACGGCATTTCCACCGCAGAGGTCGCAAGGCGGATCAAGCAGTGGCTCTAG
- a CDS encoding TRAP transporter substrate-binding protein yields MTVSKPGSFSRRSLLMAATAIPLCGILTRPASAAEFVYKFATGQDPTHPVNIRAQEAIDRIHEATSGRLEIRLFPANQLGSDTELMTQVRSGGVEFFNQSSSILATLVPSAGIVNTGFAFADYGSVWKAMDGELGTYIRAQIAKTPIMAVSKAWDNGFRQVTSSGREIRTPDDLKNFQIRVPPAPLLTSLFKALGAGPTPINFNEVYSALQTKVVDGQENPLPIIATARLYEVQSACSLTGHVWDGYWILGNKRAFERLPKDVQEIVTRELDRSAVDQRADIAKLSQSLRTDLSAKGLKFIDVDRAAFRQALSKTSFYADWKGKFGEEAWSQLEKAAGQLS; encoded by the coding sequence ATGACTGTCTCGAAGCCCGGAAGCTTCAGCCGCCGTTCGCTGTTGATGGCGGCCACGGCCATACCGCTCTGCGGGATTCTGACCCGGCCGGCATCTGCCGCCGAGTTCGTCTACAAGTTTGCCACCGGACAGGACCCGACCCATCCGGTGAATATCCGAGCGCAGGAGGCGATCGACCGGATTCACGAAGCGACCAGCGGCCGGCTGGAGATCAGGCTGTTTCCGGCCAATCAGCTTGGCTCCGACACCGAGCTCATGACCCAGGTTCGCAGCGGCGGCGTAGAGTTCTTCAATCAATCGTCCTCGATTCTCGCCACCCTGGTGCCCAGCGCAGGCATCGTGAACACGGGCTTCGCATTCGCCGACTACGGCAGCGTATGGAAGGCGATGGACGGCGAGCTCGGCACCTATATCCGGGCGCAGATTGCCAAGACGCCGATTATGGCGGTGTCGAAGGCCTGGGACAACGGCTTTCGCCAGGTGACCTCGTCCGGCCGGGAGATACGGACGCCGGATGATCTCAAGAATTTCCAGATCCGCGTTCCGCCCGCGCCGCTGCTCACCTCGCTCTTCAAGGCGCTCGGGGCGGGGCCAACGCCGATCAACTTCAACGAGGTCTATTCCGCGTTGCAGACCAAGGTCGTCGACGGCCAGGAGAACCCGTTGCCGATTATTGCGACCGCGCGCCTCTACGAAGTGCAGAGCGCATGCAGCCTGACCGGGCACGTCTGGGACGGCTATTGGATCCTGGGCAACAAGCGCGCCTTCGAACGCCTGCCCAAGGATGTGCAGGAGATCGTGACGCGCGAGCTCGATCGCTCTGCCGTTGATCAGCGCGCCGACATCGCAAAGCTCAGCCAGTCGCTGCGCACCGATCTCTCGGCCAAGGGCCTCAAATTCATCGACGTCGATCGTGCCGCCTTCCGCCAGGCTCTGTCCAAGACCAGCTTCTACGCCGACTGGAAGGGCAAGTTTGGCGAAGAGGCATGGTCGCAGCTCGAAAAAGCCGCGGGTCAGCTATCATGA
- a CDS encoding TRAP transporter large permease subunit produces MAAGKSQAGPRSWVVTANTVLGHVVAVPAALLVLAEIAVLSAGIVGRYVFRSPIVWSDELAGILFLWLAMLGSVIAFQRGEHMRMTAIVGVLSAEVRAFLDVIAAAASLAFLVLVVWPAYEFAADEAFVTTPALEIVNSWRAAALPIGIGLMLIAAVLRLIRIASLRSLLASLAIVAGIIATFVLLAPVLQPLGNLNLLIFFVFVVGAMVFAAVPIAFAFGLATVGYLALTTSTPDVVMIGRMDEGMSHLILLAVPLFVFLGLLIEMTGMARAMVGFLASLLGHVRGGLHYVLVGAMYLVSGISGSKAADMAAVAPVLFPEMRQRGAKPGDLVALLAATGAQTETIPPSLVLITIGSVTGVSISALFTGGLLPGVVLAVMLAAVVWWRYRREDLSHVKRASLGEIGRAFVIAIPAIALPFVIRTAVVEGVATATEVSTIGILYSACAGLFVYRQFDWRRIYPMLVETASLSGAILLIIGAATGMAWALTQSGFSASLAKFMTSLPGGVPVFLAVTIVTFVILGSVLEGIPAIVLFGPLLFPIARQVGVHDVHYAMVVVLAMGIGLFAPPFGVGYYAACAISRIHPDEGMIPIVGYMIALLIGTLIVAAVPWLSIGFL; encoded by the coding sequence ATGGCGGCCGGCAAGTCTCAAGCGGGCCCGCGCAGCTGGGTGGTGACGGCGAACACAGTGCTTGGCCATGTCGTCGCGGTCCCGGCAGCACTGCTCGTGCTGGCGGAGATCGCGGTTCTGTCCGCCGGAATCGTGGGCAGATACGTCTTCCGCTCGCCGATCGTCTGGTCCGACGAGCTCGCCGGCATTCTCTTCCTGTGGCTCGCCATGCTCGGATCCGTGATTGCGTTCCAGCGCGGCGAGCATATGCGGATGACGGCCATCGTCGGCGTCCTCAGCGCGGAAGTCCGCGCGTTCCTGGATGTGATAGCAGCCGCGGCATCGCTGGCATTCCTCGTGCTCGTCGTCTGGCCGGCCTATGAATTCGCGGCCGATGAGGCTTTCGTCACGACGCCGGCGCTCGAGATCGTCAACAGCTGGCGTGCGGCCGCACTGCCGATCGGGATCGGACTGATGCTGATCGCGGCGGTCCTCAGGCTCATCCGCATCGCGAGCCTGCGCAGCCTGCTGGCGTCCCTGGCGATCGTCGCAGGAATCATCGCGACCTTCGTTCTGCTGGCGCCGGTCTTGCAGCCGCTCGGCAATCTGAATCTTCTGATTTTCTTCGTCTTCGTCGTCGGCGCAATGGTCTTTGCCGCCGTGCCGATTGCGTTTGCATTCGGCCTCGCCACCGTCGGCTATCTCGCCCTGACCACCAGCACGCCCGACGTGGTGATGATCGGACGGATGGACGAGGGCATGAGCCACCTGATCCTTCTGGCCGTCCCGCTGTTCGTCTTTCTCGGCCTTCTGATCGAGATGACCGGCATGGCGCGCGCCATGGTCGGCTTCCTGGCGAGCCTTTTGGGCCACGTGCGCGGCGGGCTGCACTACGTGCTGGTCGGAGCGATGTATCTGGTCTCGGGCATCTCCGGCTCCAAGGCGGCGGACATGGCCGCGGTGGCTCCCGTCCTGTTTCCCGAGATGCGGCAGCGCGGGGCCAAACCGGGAGACCTCGTTGCGCTTCTCGCGGCGACCGGCGCCCAGACCGAGACGATTCCGCCCTCACTGGTTCTGATCACGATCGGCTCGGTGACGGGTGTGTCGATCTCCGCACTGTTCACAGGCGGATTGCTCCCGGGCGTGGTGCTTGCGGTCATGCTCGCCGCTGTCGTGTGGTGGCGATACCGCCGCGAGGATTTGTCCCACGTCAAACGGGCGAGCCTGGGGGAGATCGGCCGTGCCTTTGTGATCGCGATTCCCGCCATCGCGCTGCCCTTCGTCATCCGGACCGCCGTCGTCGAGGGCGTCGCCACGGCAACGGAGGTCTCGACCATCGGCATCCTCTACTCGGCCTGTGCGGGTCTCTTCGTCTACCGCCAGTTCGACTGGCGCCGCATCTATCCGATGCTGGTCGAGACGGCCTCGCTGTCCGGGGCGATCCTGCTCATCATCGGGGCGGCGACAGGGATGGCCTGGGCGCTGACCCAGTCAGGATTTTCCGCCTCTCTCGCAAAGTTCATGACAAGCCTTCCCGGCGGCGTTCCTGTCTTCCTGGCCGTGACGATCGTGACCTTCGTCATCCTGGGCAGCGTGCTGGAAGGGATTCCGGCTATCGTCCTGTTCGGGCCGCTGCTGTTCCCGATCGCGCGGCAGGTCGGGGTGCACGATGTCCACTATGCGATGGTGGTGGTCCTCGCCATGGGCATCGGCCTGTTCGCGCCGCCGTTCGGCGTCGGCTATTATGCCGCCTGCGCCATCAGCCGCATCCACCCGGACGAGGGCATGATACCCATCGTGGGCTACATGATCGCGCTCCTGATCGGCACACTCATCGTCGCCGCGGTGCCCTGGCTATCGATCGGCTTCCTTTGA
- a CDS encoding SMP-30/gluconolactonase/LRE family protein, with protein sequence MASILFASGIGAPEGPVCLPDASMYVTEMSASTLCVTRLDPRGNRRVIRTTGGRPNGLTTDGHGRIWIAEAGLRALICIDENGNEIRRMRGEGADRFLFPNDLCFGPNGLLYMTDSGMAAEDFINGQAFVDSYMDLDWDGRVYEIDPAAMKVLRVLDRKIRFTNGIAFGPDNHLYANASFTGEIYRYDALGEAAPKRVLFGNVLQPDSNPDFKGPDGMAFGTDGRLYCTVYNQKNVTVLDQRGEVADRLILDGPQPTNCAFTLEGKKLRVTEVGNGQVEEIDMPCEGLPLHLPKFA encoded by the coding sequence ATGGCGTCGATACTGTTTGCATCTGGAATTGGAGCGCCGGAGGGCCCGGTGTGTCTGCCCGATGCATCGATGTATGTGACGGAGATGTCAGCTTCGACCCTTTGCGTCACACGGCTCGATCCTCGCGGCAATCGCCGCGTGATCCGGACGACGGGCGGGCGACCGAACGGGCTGACGACCGACGGCCACGGTAGGATCTGGATCGCGGAAGCCGGCCTCCGGGCGCTGATCTGCATTGACGAGAACGGAAACGAGATCCGACGCATGCGGGGCGAAGGCGCGGACCGCTTTCTGTTTCCAAACGACCTCTGCTTCGGTCCGAACGGACTGCTCTACATGACTGACTCCGGCATGGCCGCGGAGGATTTCATCAACGGCCAAGCTTTCGTCGACAGCTATATGGATCTCGATTGGGACGGCCGTGTGTATGAGATCGATCCGGCAGCCATGAAGGTGCTCCGCGTGCTCGATCGCAAGATCCGCTTCACCAACGGGATTGCCTTCGGTCCCGACAATCACCTTTATGCCAACGCATCCTTCACCGGCGAGATCTACCGATACGACGCGCTCGGCGAGGCCGCGCCGAAACGCGTCCTCTTCGGCAACGTCCTGCAACCTGATTCAAATCCCGATTTCAAAGGGCCGGACGGAATGGCCTTCGGCACGGACGGTCGGCTTTATTGCACGGTCTACAACCAGAAGAACGTCACGGTGCTGGACCAGCGGGGTGAGGTCGCCGATCGCCTTATCCTGGATGGACCCCAGCCGACCAATTGCGCCTTCACGCTCGAAGGCAAGAAGCTGCGCGTCACCGAAGTCGGCAATGGTCAGGTCGAGGAGATCGATATGCCCTGCGAAGGCTTGCCGCTGCATCTTCCGAAATTCGCCTGA
- the ugpC gene encoding sn-glycerol-3-phosphate ABC transporter ATP-binding protein UgpC → MADVKLSRVHKYYGNVHAVRGVDLTIADGEFAVLVGPSGCGKSTLLRTIAGLEDPDGGTITIGGAVVNDLRPRERNIAMVFQNYALYPYLTVNENIAFGLRARKTPEIEIRKRVSEAAEMLGIGTLLMRYPRQLSGGQRQRVAIGRAIVRKADLFLFDEPLSNLDAQLRDEMRTEIKRLHHEITTTMIYVTHDQVEAMTLADRIVLLREGKIEQQGAPLELFEQPHTGFVASFLGSPSINLIPATLKTNGADAAVVFQSGDVLPLPSAKAKSLTHGEARQVLVGIRPQHFSRAGSGPLRDGVVAYSAVADLIQPTGTRTFTTIRLGGVDAVAELQAHDVTSHGERIDLAIDLNRVVLIDPASGLVIA, encoded by the coding sequence GTGGCTGACGTCAAGCTGTCCAGGGTACACAAATATTACGGCAACGTGCATGCGGTCCGGGGAGTTGATCTCACCATCGCCGATGGCGAATTCGCCGTGCTGGTAGGGCCATCCGGCTGCGGTAAGAGCACTCTCTTGCGAACCATCGCCGGTCTTGAGGATCCGGATGGCGGAACCATTACGATCGGCGGCGCGGTCGTCAACGATCTGCGCCCCCGCGAGCGGAACATCGCGATGGTGTTCCAAAACTATGCGCTCTACCCCTATTTGACTGTCAACGAGAACATCGCCTTCGGCCTGCGCGCGCGCAAGACTCCAGAGATCGAAATCAGGAAGCGGGTCAGCGAAGCCGCCGAGATGCTCGGCATCGGCACTCTCCTAATGCGCTATCCGCGTCAGCTCTCCGGCGGCCAGCGTCAGCGGGTCGCGATCGGCCGCGCCATCGTCCGCAAGGCGGACCTCTTCTTGTTCGACGAACCGCTCTCGAATCTCGACGCCCAGCTCCGCGACGAGATGCGAACCGAGATCAAGCGCCTGCATCACGAGATCACGACGACGATGATCTACGTGACCCATGACCAGGTCGAGGCGATGACGCTCGCCGACCGCATCGTGCTGCTGCGCGAGGGAAAGATCGAGCAGCAGGGAGCTCCGCTCGAGCTATTCGAGCAGCCCCATACGGGATTTGTGGCCAGCTTCCTCGGCTCTCCCTCGATCAACCTCATCCCGGCGACTCTCAAGACAAACGGCGCCGATGCAGCCGTCGTGTTTCAATCCGGCGATGTGCTGCCCCTTCCGAGCGCTAAGGCCAAGTCACTGACCCATGGGGAGGCGCGGCAAGTTCTCGTCGGCATTCGGCCCCAGCATTTCAGCCGGGCTGGCAGCGGACCTCTGCGGGACGGCGTGGTCGCTTATTCAGCCGTCGCCGACCTTATTCAGCCAACCGGAACCCGCACCTTCACCACCATCAGGCTCGGCGGCGTGGACGCCGTTGCCGAGCTTCAGGCTCATGACGTCACCAGCCATGGCGAGCGGATCGATCTAGCCATCGATCTCAATCGCGTGGTGCTGATCGATCCGGCCAGCGGGCTGGTCATCGCCTAA